The Procambarus clarkii isolate CNS0578487 unplaced genomic scaffold, FALCON_Pclarkii_2.0 HiC_scaffold_1719, whole genome shotgun sequence genome contains the following window.
cccacagggtctctatgaagtcaactaccgcccatagtgtttgtatagtgtccactatcgcccatagtgttattatggggtccactacccctcatagggtcggtatgggggtccattactacccacagggtgtgtctggggtctattttggcaatactgcttttccaatctcatttgttgttcaatgtaaaatatttgttgctcgacttgcaacaatttatatatatatatatatagtatagtgcctttgcaataatgtaccaatgtgtgtattttcataactcgttttaaattgttgaaaaataaataactacattgtgaatgcaagtcaatgtttacatgctaaatcagagttgccagattccgcttaaaatagcaaattgtgcttattttcaaagcttgagaatttagctttaaagtagttaaaaaactacgaatttcgcaatttgctatgtactttagtgtactattttaaaataaggttggtttttaagctgcaagtcatatgaatctcaaaaaaagtatattattaacaatcttatctccatagttcactagtttctgtaaatcagatctggtaactgtaggccaagtactggtagactcaagacacaatgtgtgttgaagctattctctttgaagaagtcatctcgacaggatcttccagctccagctataaaacttcaccaaacatggatctacctagtacatcaaatggtaagaattactaaactgtacaaagttttatgctagaacatttgttacagtcccctgttctatgtgtactccatcacatagtgacggagtatgtgagaataattttgttaacactgtccatttgacatggtggtggtgtatgatggtggtggtgtatggtgctgtggtgtatgatgctggtggtgtatggtgctggtggtgtttgatggtggtggtgaatctgacactgtatatatatatatataatatatatatgtatgtatatgtatgtatgtatgtatgtatgtatgtatgtatgtatgtatgtatgtatgtatatatatatatatatatatatatatatatatatatatatatatatatatatatatatatatatgaggggtaccacctctggtgcaagtgtagggacccatagcctcggagaagaaaataaagagtactcagagaagaccttgtggatcctcactgaacactttcatattttcttctcctaccacccttattcttttggtatgtgtgtatatttatctaactttatttgaaaacgtcattacacaaaaaaagttacaatattgatatatatatatatatatatatatatatatatatatatatatatatatatatatatatatatatatatatatatatatataatttttttttcttccaataatatagtattcgcttgaaattaacagcctggtcaatcaggctgttggattcaactcctctcagttttgttatacgagttacagcatggttaatcacatccaaaattaaagttatttccagatgcagtcctaaaatttttaacattgctctcactagtgttaatgtagattatttcataatttaaataatatatttaattactgtagtacattttaacaacaatttaacttataatttttgcagcataggtcatttgaatataagtattttattagaaactatttccttcaggtcttcagggaaaattcttgaggagatgcacaaactgcaaacaatgtgtgcatgtccgaagcaatgtttgcaagttctgccagtgtgacttccgaaacagtagagaattaatgaagaaagaagaggaagcccgttttctacttaaaggcaagaaggctttagaacgaaatacagcaagccgggttctacgaaggattgaaaatcaggtattgaagtttgtctacatctgttgtattcatttgtattcttcttatgctgaacttgcttgataaggtatagaatcaacatgaataatgctgtacagtacttacatactatttgtttatttatttatatacaagatagcacactgggattatgagagtacatagaattgatgtttttacattcttgtaaagccactagcacacatagtgttttgggcaggtccttaatctaacagataattttaaataggcaatttaaagcttaaatggaaaaaattggctggtacattgtaagaaagtatcacaaagattactatgtacattaaagtaaaatttgagggttatcaacatataaattgtagcataatttgaggaatatttcaaggtataatatagtaagatatgcattcaatataacaatcatgatataaggtgatagcaatgattacaatggaaaagttgtatggtttaggcacatatattctggcattggatttcataagatacagtgcgagtttaatacactagttaggaaactatcaagaaaaaatttaggtactttttggttttattttttaaaatggcagaagttggacagtttttaaatttgttagcgagtgagttccatagacaaggtccctttatttgcatagagtatttacacagaataactttgactctggggatatcaaagatatttatttctggtattgtgattctattatgggttctattgcacatgcccagctatgcttcaaacatttattttgttgcattttcccagatagtgttattgtttaaatattatttgcttttcagcTAACATATCTGCGTGGCTGTGGGTATGAATCAATCGTTATCTATTACAAGAAAGGACCAGCACGGGTGACACATGGTATCCTACCAAACAACGTAATAcaagaagaggacaagaagatcttcaccactaacttctttttgtgtaagtagttcacataatatataaatatatcaccacctattattttctctcatatatatatatatatacatatgtatatatatatatacatatgtatatatatatatatattatatatatatatatatatatatatatatatattatattatatatatataatatatattatatatatatatatatatatatatttcaattcaatcatctctgtcgttgatgtatatggcaaaaagtgtgtggcccaatacagcactatgtcttaacgtaatgggtccaagggcccataaggtctcgacagcattaagggccctttagcaaaccagtgtgctggtgcccctatgacacccatgacgtctttgtatcatttcaagtttgtacatgtacttcttaagatatgggcaccatacaactgctgcatattctagcttttgtctaaaaaaatcatgaacaatttatttattatttatccatgaatgccagaactaaaccctgtggtactccactcgtgacatttctccagtccaatacattgcctctgattactgccctcatttttctatcagtttgaaattttttaatccatgttagaagcttacctgtcacccctccaatatgttccagtttccagaacaaactcttatgtggaattctattgaatgcctcttttaggtccagatagatgcagtcaacccaaccatatctttcctgtaaaatttctgcggctcgatcatagtaactgattaaatttgttacacaggatcttccatttcaaaattttttattttttatttttattttttttccagcacgcacaaggaagcttgatgcagataaacttacattaggatcagaaggtgatagcgataatgccctggaaaaaaatcctgacgagctacaagtgcagcaggtgcataaagtccaaaaagtaccgcaggtgcaagaaattcaacaattacaaaaagttccgcaggtggaacatttacaaaaagttccgccggtgcaacaagggctaccattagcaatcttcagaaacagcaagaagtacaagtagtaaaatttgaaccacagggaactacaccaggaaaacagtgtagtaacaacggaatgggaattttaaaatacctgaggaaacaggtaaaaaaggacaaacaatagaaatggttccttacaccttattatttggtagtttataggtattttacttataatactttatattatgtctacagtttataatttagtttacagttaatttacttttcaaacttccatatcttacatgaaggatttttactgttttttcatttttaaaaccttattagtatcatttatagtttagtgtcaattcacttataatacaatatatggaataatttactaaattcatttaactataataaatttaaataaacatttttaccccaggatgagtttcagtcaccctacccaaaaaattaatgtttctttattactaatcttgtgagaggtagcttattgtgcagcccatactcattctgtgagtgttagtttattgtgcaccccatagtcctcatgtcacccaagcctgctgcagctgcacctgaggggtggtgtagggaaccattagtgtactattatgatttgagagagagaatgctctgtggacagagcatcaatatggcttaaggcattgagctttgcctcaagatgaagcttgggctgatctctgatttgcttcttgggagtcttcatttacgtgcaccccatactcaaccactttgtagtaattaattgtgcaacccatactcatcctgttaccagtagtttgtgcaacccatacttatcctgtgatccctatccctctacttcaagtccctcaaggggcgcacgaattcagtttggcatactgcatcctgccttcccatccctagctactgacccatcacaatattttattttattttatttatatatatacaagtaggtacattggggttgtgagaatacattgaatagtacagtatttacaatcttgtaaagccactagtatgcgcagcgtttcaggcaggtccttaatctaacagataattttaagtaggtaatttctatcagaattgataaatgataataaatacattgtttacatacatacattacaaatacatacatataagctcaaaagcttcattgaaggttgtaacagaacccatgagcaccacaccagaaaaaaatacagttttgatattccaagatacgacttaatcaaactagaaatgctctacaaatcaagggacccagaatgtggaatgatcttcccaaccatgttaaagactgtacctctctcaaccagtttaagataaaaactaaacactacctaataaattcactaacctaccttacccctctattgtcaacccatgtctgttatttttttttttttttaatcaacactgtttgtcaacctattgtatttgtgctgctttttcagtcatgttccctcttttttttatctttatttgtatttgttctcaacacattttattctttatgctcaattagtattaagttctagatattaatgtttttcctgcccgaaacgcgttgcgtaatagtggctttaggcattgtatgtactagctctatctatatatcgatccattaatgtaacattacttgtatgtatgtaccttacctgaaaaacatatttatttatttatttatttatacaagtttaactctggggatatcaaagagatatttatttctggtgtggtgataatgggtcctattacatctgtccaggaagagtttcagagcaggatttgcatttaagaacagggttttgtaaatgtagttgacacaagagaatttatggagtgagattatgtttagcatgtttagggagttaaacaagggggctgtgtgttgtctgaaagcagaatttgatattattctgatagcagatttttgctgggtgatgatggacttgaggtggtttgcagtggttgaaccccatgcacagataccatagttgagatagggatagattagtgtataatatagagagatgagagcagggttaggtacataatatctgattttggagagtataccaactgttttagagactttcttagttatgtattgtatgtgggtactgaagttgagtctcttgtctaagaatagaccaagaaactttccatcattgttattgctaatgtttacattgtcatctgaagctgaattgcatttgtagatttgcttccaaataagatgtagtaggtcttttctatgttaagtgttagtttgttggttgacatccataagtggactttttttagttcattattaacaacattactgtatgtgggttggggttggagtagatgagtgtagtatcatcagcaaacaatataggtttcagaatgttaagaacatatacatcctgccttcccatccctagctactgacccatcacaatatacatcctgccttcccatccctagctactgacccatcacaatatacatgtagtagagtgttttctgtaggcaattttctaattatacaatcatatgttgccctcagctctcctatttcatacatactttttttcttttgcaagggagtaattactacatctacattacaatcctcccatggtggtgtaaattttctcttgggcacagcaatacactctgaaataacatcatacttaataacattagaacataaggtattcatatatgctcttttcttcatcatacattgttcagtacttcccaccttttgaactgagaggaccaattcattagctcccccacctctcattaatctaatggcagaagctacatttatctctgcaattctatccccaatactctgcagattcaactccatcctgattttctcaatcatagcatttcttgggcatcctaagataattctcatggcttcattttgtacctgtgggaggttggtgctggggttactgtgggaggtgtactgtgtgaggttggtgttggggttacctgtaggaggtgtactgtgggaggttggtgctggggttacctgtgggaggtgtactgtgggaggttggtgttgtgtactgtgggaggttggtgctggggttacctgtgggatgtgtactgtgggaggttggtgttgtgtactgtgggaggttggtgctggggttacctgtgggaggtgtactgtgggaggttggttgtgtgtactgtgggaggttggtgttggggttacctgtgggaggtgtactgtgggaggttggtgctggggttacctgtgggatgtgtactgtgggaggttggtgttgtgtactgtgggacggttggtgttggggttactgtgggaggttggtgctggggttactgtgggaggtgtactgtgtgaggttggtgttggggttacctgtaggaggtgtactgtgggaggttggtgttgtgtactgtgggaggttggtgttggggttacctgtgggaggtgtactgtcggaggttggtgctggggttacctgtgggatgtgtactgtgggaggttggtgttgtgtactgtgggaggttggtgttggggttactgtgggaggttgtgctggggttacctgtgggaggtgtactgtgggaggttgtgtttggggttacctgtggaggttggtgttgtgtactgtgggaggttgtgttgtgtactgtgggaggttggtgctggggttacctgtgggattgtgtactgtgggaggtggtgttgtgtactgtgggaggttggtgctggggttacctgtgggaggtgtactgtgggaggttggtgttgtgtactgtgggaggttggtgctggggttacctgtgggatgtgtactgtgggaggttggtgttggtgtactgtgggaggttggtgctggggttacctgtgggaggtgtactgtgggaggttggtgttgtgtactgtaggaggTTGGGTGTTaagggtattcacctagtatatcttgtttctgggtgtactaacctagtatatgttgcgtgtgtgtgtgtatactcacctagtctcacctagaatatcttgtgtgtaagtctcaactagtactcacctagtataccttgtatgtgtgtattcacctagtatatcttgtttctgggtgtactaaccctagtatatgttgcgtgtgtgtgtgtatactcacctagtctcacctagaatatcttgtgtgtaagttctcaactagtactcacctagtataccttgtatgtgtgtattcacctagtatatcttgtttctggggtactaacctagtatatgttgcgtgtgtgtgtgtatactcacctagtctcacctagaatatcttgtgtgtaagttctcaactagtactcacctagtataccttgtatgtgtgtattcacctagtatatcttgtttcctgggtgtactaacctagtatatgttgcgtgtgtgtgtgtatactcacctagtctcacctagaatatcttgtgtgtaagttctcaactagtactcacctagtataccttgtatgtgtgtattcacctagtatatcttgtttctgggtgtactaacctagtatatgttgcgtgtgtgtgtgtatactcacctagtctcacctagaatatcttgtgtgtaagttctcaactagtactcacctagtataccttgtatgtgtgtattcacctagtatatcttgtttctgggtgtactaacttagtatatgttgcgtgtgtgtgtatactcacctagtctcacctagaatatcttgtgtgtaagtactcaactagtactcacctagtataccttgtatgtgtgtattcacctagtatatcttgtttctgggtgtactaacttagtattatgttgcgtgtgtgtgtatactcacctaggtctcacctagaatatcttgtgtgtaagtactcaactagtactcacctagtataccttgtcagaccttgcctataccctatacagacctagtgtgtgtgtacgatcatatgtggcattcttccaagaaaaggagttagaaatgaaacggtataatcagatccttttatacaacacattgagaaagaataaaggttaagtgtggtatcagtaagatttacacactagtccacacttgcgtggtgtacaatatgtgtgtgtacaatgtaagtggaggcagagttggagggagggaaatgtagttggtggacctgtggtcagggtggctccagaggtagggtgtcaaatttcagtgtttatggcagggtaagggaatggtcgtcgttggtcttgtgattcaatattttcttgttgtcgctacgttacactttttcaggtctatatagtacaatggccagtcctcatgtacctagtaattatgtaccttaaattatgtacgtaaattatgtaattatgttcatgtacctagtagctagtagttatagtgt
Protein-coding sequences here:
- the LOC123751815 gene encoding uncharacterized protein; amino-acid sequence: MCVEAILFEEVISTGSSSSSYKTSPNMDLPSTSNGLQGKFLRRCTNCKQCVHVRSNVCKFCQCDFRNSRELMKKEEEARFLLKGKKALERNTASRVLRRIENQLTYLRGCGYESIVIYYKKGPARVTHGILPNNVIQEEDKKIFTTNFFLSRTRKLDADKLTLGSEGDSDNALEKNPDELQVQQVHKVQKVPQVQEIQQLQKVPQVEHLQKVPPVQQGLPLAIFRNSKKYK